The Acidianus manzaensis genome has a window encoding:
- a CDS encoding ribbon-helix-helix domain-containing protein — protein MESLFRVRKLSDTEYELIPFKEQETISFKITEEELKAIDQIAKQLGMTKSDLIRKAIYEFLKREGML, from the coding sequence ATGGAAAGCTTATTCAGAGTTAGAAAGCTGTCTGATACTGAGTATGAGCTGATTCCATTTAAAGAACAGGAAACTATTTCATTTAAGATAACGGAAGAGGAATTGAAGGCAATCGATCAGATTGCGAAACAACTGGGGATGACAAAGTCCGACCTTATTCGGAAAGCTATTTACGAATTTCTAAAGAGGGAGGGGATGCTATGA
- a CDS encoding ribbon-helix-helix domain-containing protein encodes MISSNDLERIDKLALQQGLTRSDIIRQAIRDYLLKEASEL; translated from the coding sequence ATGATATCTTCCAATGATCTTGAAAGGATTGACAAATTAGCGTTACAACAAGGATTGACAAGAAGCGATATCATTAGACAAGCGATTCGCGACTATCTATTAAAGGAGGCGAGTGAACTATGA
- a CDS encoding ribbon-helix-helix domain-containing protein, with protein sequence MPRKAIKKEYVTVSIPLELAKKIDELIESGKGGYVSRQEFVADAIRRRIEELLKS encoded by the coding sequence ATGCCCCGAAAAGCCATAAAAAAGGAATATGTGACGGTTTCCATTCCCCTTGAACTCGCAAAGAAAATAGACGAATTAATAGAAAGCGGGAAAGGCGGATATGTAAGCAGACAAGAGTTCGTTGCGGACGCTATTCGACGAAGAATTGAAGAGCTTCTCAAAAGCTGA
- the cca gene encoding CCA tRNA nucleotidyltransferase, giving the protein MDILNEVLNKIKPSEEDKEYIYKKIEQVLEKLNGLDVQIHGSFRKGTWLKGDTDVDIFVFFPKSLGKKYVENEAVKLLLEKLKGLDITIAYAEHPYIIVNLDGIEIDVVPAIKINKGEEPITAVDRTPFHTEFINSHLTEKQKDDVRLLKRFMKGIGVYGAEIKIKGFSGYITELLITYYGSFVNTLKNASKWKPPVKIELVKPQRNFQCPLIIVDPVDPRRNAAAAVSLKRLAEFSIASKYFLERPSIDFFFPKNPENGKIKGDILITIIRLKDKVVEDLLWGQIYKSIEKIRNSLENTGYKIIDIQAYGNSDKVIIATQLESRNIGKYYINRGPLFYMDVDGFIKKNENIWIGEDGRLYSIKERKNGNIEDVIKNNISIKYNYSIEQYWLDKEPEENCLKQFLVKTPSWLK; this is encoded by the coding sequence ATTGATATTCTCAATGAAGTACTAAATAAAATAAAACCTAGTGAAGAAGATAAAGAATACATCTATAAAAAAATAGAACAAGTATTAGAAAAATTAAATGGATTAGATGTACAAATTCATGGCTCATTCAGAAAAGGAACATGGTTAAAAGGAGATACAGACGTAGATATTTTCGTATTTTTCCCTAAAAGTTTAGGAAAGAAATATGTAGAGAATGAAGCTGTTAAATTACTTTTAGAGAAGCTAAAAGGTTTAGATATCACAATTGCTTATGCAGAACATCCATATATTATCGTAAATCTAGATGGAATAGAAATAGACGTAGTTCCAGCAATAAAAATAAATAAAGGAGAAGAGCCTATTACTGCAGTTGATAGAACGCCATTTCATACAGAATTCATTAATTCTCACCTTACTGAAAAGCAAAAAGACGATGTTAGATTACTAAAAAGATTTATGAAAGGAATAGGAGTATATGGAGCTGAAATAAAAATTAAAGGATTCTCAGGATATATTACTGAACTGTTAATAACCTATTATGGATCCTTTGTTAATACATTAAAAAATGCTTCAAAATGGAAACCACCAGTTAAGATAGAACTAGTGAAACCACAGAGAAATTTTCAGTGCCCACTAATTATTGTAGATCCAGTTGATCCTAGAAGGAATGCTGCTGCTGCAGTATCTCTTAAAAGACTTGCAGAATTTTCTATAGCCTCAAAGTACTTTTTGGAGAGACCTTCAATTGATTTTTTCTTTCCTAAAAATCCTGAAAATGGAAAAATAAAAGGAGATATACTAATTACAATAATAAGATTAAAAGATAAAGTAGTAGAAGATTTACTATGGGGTCAGATATATAAAAGTATAGAAAAAATTAGAAATTCTTTAGAGAATACTGGGTATAAGATAATAGATATACAAGCTTATGGTAATTCTGATAAGGTTATAATAGCGACTCAGTTAGAATCTAGAAATATAGGAAAGTACTACATAAATAGAGGTCCATTATTTTACATGGATGTTGATGGGTTCATTAAAAAGAACGAAAATATATGGATAGGGGAAGATGGTAGGCTATATTCCATAAAAGAGAGAAAGAACGGAAATATAGAAGATGTAATTAAAAACAATATAAGTATAAAATATAATTATAGTATAGAGCAATATTGGTTGGATAAGGAGCCAGAAGAGAATTGTCTAAAACAGTTTTTAGTAAAAACACCAAGTTGGTTGAAATAA
- a CDS encoding protein D-63 — protein sequence MAETSEKELFEELDEDVRDLLSLIHNIKISKIVGNDTSEQLDKALFLSQKIQANLYQLRD from the coding sequence ATGGCTGAAACTTCAGAGAAAGAACTATTTGAAGAATTAGATGAGGACGTTCGCGATTTGCTGTCACTTATACATAATATTAAAATAAGTAAAATAGTGGGGAATGACACAAGCGAACAACTAGATAAGGCCCTATTCCTAAGCCAAAAAATTCAGGCTAATCTATATCAGCTGAGGGACTGA
- a CDS encoding STIV orfB116 family protein — MRYLANGFSPSMISSNDAVLLIKRIDSEQFCEEVKAGNIINAIGHEATVQFINELCGTTFTKNRIEIKLKENDQLFIVSLTKRIEEGKVLSKEEMKQITAFYYAQVM, encoded by the coding sequence ATGAGATACCTAGCTAATGGGTTTTCGCCTTCGATGATATCTAGTAACGACGCTGTTCTATTAATAAAAAGAATTGATAGCGAGCAATTCTGCGAGGAAGTTAAAGCAGGGAACATCATCAACGCTATCGGTCATGAAGCGACGGTGCAATTCATTAACGAACTCTGCGGGACAACATTTACGAAAAATAGAATTGAGATAAAACTAAAGGAAAATGACCAACTCTTCATAGTCTCTTTAACAAAAAGAATTGAAGAAGGAAAGGTATTGAGCAAGGAAGAGATGAAACAAATAACTGCCTTCTATTATGCCCAAGTGATGTGA
- the thpR gene encoding RNA 2',3'-cyclic phosphodiesterase → MRLFIAIEIPQLQQISDILTKLKMTGADIKLVEPENIHITLAFLGEVENEKIDLIKDAMQILKFKKFKIILRGMGAFPNLSRPRVVWVGIAEGFTELRNIRNILIRELGNRKIRPADDKDFVPHITLGRVRGPSNLANLIDLINSNTNESFGDFIVDKVILFKSTLTPKGPIYDELLGVSAID, encoded by the coding sequence ATGAGGTTATTTATTGCAATTGAAATTCCTCAATTACAACAAATATCTGATATACTAACTAAACTAAAAATGACTGGTGCAGACATAAAACTAGTAGAACCAGAAAACATTCACATAACTTTAGCCTTCTTAGGAGAAGTTGAAAATGAAAAAATAGACCTTATAAAAGATGCAATGCAAATTCTAAAATTCAAAAAATTTAAGATTATACTAAGAGGAATGGGAGCATTTCCAAACCTTTCTAGACCAAGAGTCGTATGGGTAGGAATAGCTGAAGGATTTACAGAGTTAAGAAATATTAGAAATATTCTAATTAGAGAGTTAGGCAATAGGAAAATAAGACCTGCAGATGATAAAGACTTCGTACCTCATATAACTTTAGGAAGAGTTAGAGGACCGTCTAATTTAGCTAATTTAATAGACTTAATAAATAGTAACACCAATGAGAGTTTTGGAGATTTTATAGTAGATAAAGTAATATTATTCAAAAGCACGTTAACTCCTAAAGGCCCAATATATGATGAATTATTAGGTGTGAGCGCAATTGATTGA
- a CDS encoding C2H2-type zinc finger protein: MVESHVKKHENKNTPKHLTFHLSEDEWLRYHQLDRETKQMIRLVVKSIIYNPELVQEAGYIYKLLISKTISPYVCPLCLIPFSSLFALKQHIRYQEHEKECKICKKHFTSTEALLDHICKKHNICIS; this comes from the coding sequence ATGGTTGAATCTCATGTCAAAAAACATGAGAATAAGAATACTCCTAAACATTTAACATTTCATCTTTCGGAAGACGAATGGTTACGGTACCATCAACTTGACAGAGAAACAAAACAAATGATTAGGTTGGTTGTTAAGTCGATCATATACAACCCCGAATTAGTACAAGAAGCCGGTTATATCTACAAACTACTGATTTCAAAAACAATCAGTCCGTATGTCTGCCCTCTTTGTTTGATACCTTTTAGTAGTCTATTTGCATTAAAGCAGCATATCCGCTATCAGGAACATGAGAAGGAATGCAAAATCTGCAAAAAGCATTTTACGTCGACCGAGGCTTTACTGGACCACATTTGCAAAAAGCATAATATCTGCATATCTTAG
- a CDS encoding serine/threonine protein kinase: protein MVEIRHFIYPNYDENIERELKENGITELISYGNTVLNNVKVIGKGKTGVVALLDYNKVIKIRRSDSPKESLELEAKFQETAYPTAPKVYSYGKNFIIMEFIHDGRNLTKNDIKYLVDLVRRAKYLEELKIEHKEISRPWKNVIVNTKRSYIIDYDSASFKENPHNVNKILSAFGYNELAIKYIKRLLDFEEILNLINQK from the coding sequence TTGGTTGAAATAAGGCATTTTATTTATCCAAACTATGATGAAAATATAGAAAGGGAACTTAAAGAGAATGGCATAACTGAACTGATTTCTTATGGGAACACAGTACTAAATAATGTTAAAGTTATTGGAAAAGGAAAGACTGGGGTAGTAGCACTATTAGATTACAATAAAGTAATTAAAATACGAAGAAGTGATTCTCCTAAAGAAAGTTTAGAACTTGAAGCTAAATTTCAGGAAACAGCATATCCTACAGCTCCCAAAGTTTATTCTTATGGAAAAAACTTCATAATAATGGAATTTATACATGATGGTAGAAATTTAACTAAAAATGATATTAAATATCTAGTAGACCTAGTTAGAAGAGCTAAATATCTTGAAGAACTCAAAATAGAACATAAAGAAATATCGAGACCATGGAAAAATGTAATAGTTAATACTAAAAGGTCTTATATTATAGATTATGATTCAGCTTCCTTCAAAGAAAATCCACATAACGTAAATAAAATACTTTCAGCATTTGGATATAATGAATTAGCAATAAAATACATCAAGCGATTACTAGACTTCGAAGAAATTCTTAACTTAATCAACCAGAAATAG
- a CDS encoding AAA family ATPase, protein MNIILITGMPGSGKSLLSDILKERGYTVISMSGVLRKRYEKEAKIGEKLMDFAKRMREIYGDGVVARLCIEEVSPKLNKIAFDGVRSLSEVEEFKRLGEPIIIAVHSPPSVRYNRIISRMRPDDSKNISELRLRDMDELKFGIGGVIAMADYIIVNDSTIDEFKKRADELLSRILK, encoded by the coding sequence ATTAATATAATTCTTATAACTGGAATGCCAGGATCTGGTAAAAGCCTCTTATCAGATATATTAAAAGAAAGAGGGTATACAGTAATTTCAATGAGCGGAGTACTTAGAAAAAGATACGAAAAAGAGGCAAAAATAGGAGAAAAATTAATGGATTTCGCCAAGAGAATGAGAGAAATATATGGTGATGGAGTAGTAGCAAGATTATGCATAGAAGAAGTATCACCCAAACTAAACAAAATTGCGTTTGATGGAGTTAGAAGTCTAAGCGAAGTAGAAGAATTCAAAAGATTAGGAGAACCTATAATAATTGCAGTCCACTCTCCACCTTCAGTAAGATATAATAGAATAATTTCTAGAATGAGACCTGACGATTCAAAAAATATTAGTGAACTAAGACTAAGAGACATGGATGAATTAAAATTTGGTATAGGCGGAGTAATAGCAATGGCTGATTACATTATAGTAAATGATTCTACAATAGACGAATTTAAGAAGAGGGCAGACGAATTACTATCAAGGATTTTGAAATGA
- a CDS encoding nuclease, giving the protein MLLGLSSEDIQINGIGVLSAEKVDETWEGDPFKKFDFFIPKFHLYLDVTGTSFTKSESIKRSHRLNLKGAIIAILGVKVSVGEILESKGFKTAFMNVADNEGEIRFMPFTRLKALEKNKRAFLAEPTELEYAKGERSYVITRWSDWLKPAEFKRWLFVNTKP; this is encoded by the coding sequence ATGTTGTTAGGCCTATCTTCTGAGGATATTCAGATTAACGGTATAGGCGTATTGTCCGCGGAAAAAGTAGATGAAACATGGGAAGGTGACCCATTTAAGAAGTTTGATTTTTTTATACCAAAATTTCACCTATACCTAGACGTCACTGGGACATCTTTTACCAAATCTGAAAGTATAAAGAGATCTCATAGGCTCAACTTGAAGGGTGCTATAATAGCGATATTGGGTGTAAAAGTAAGTGTAGGTGAAATCTTAGAGAGTAAGGGATTCAAAACGGCATTTATGAATGTGGCGGATAATGAAGGGGAAATAAGATTTATGCCGTTTACTAGGCTTAAAGCTTTAGAGAAGAATAAAAGAGCTTTCTTAGCTGAACCTACAGAATTAGAATATGCAAAAGGGGAAAGGAGTTATGTTATAACAAGGTGGTCCGATTGGCTGAAGCCAGCAGAATTCAAGAGATGGCTCTTTGTAAACACAAAACCCTAA